DNA from Toxoplasma gondii ME49 chromosome X, whole genome shotgun sequence:
atgtctctttctctgacTTGTGCCCGCCAGTGGCGGCGCCGCACTCGCGGACGCACCACCGGCGCTTTTTCGAGCACGCGCTCTGGCGCCGGCGCGCCACGTCGCCCTGGGCCGGCTCCGACCCCGTTGGCGCCCAACTAGCGAACGCCTCggcgcttgcatgcgcgtccGCGTTTACGCCTGCGGCCGCGGGCTCGGTCTGGGCCGTGCCGGCGTGGCTGCCGCAGCTATCGCCCTCGGGGTGGGTCCACGGAGTCCCCAGAGACAGTGCAGAGGGTGGGGACAAAAGAGGTTTCTCCAGGCGCGAAGCAGGCTCTGCGTCACCTCCGCCGAACCGCGCCTCGCGCCGCTGGTGGTGGGTGCTCGGCGCGAAGACGAGCGGGAAGAACCGAGCCCAATCCCTCGAAGGTTCCGGCTCGGGGGCCCGCAGGGGCGGGCCTCCACACCCGGCGCTGTCGATAGAGCCGCGCAGACATAAGGGGAGACCATCGTGGTGGAAAAGCTCTCGCGAGGCGAGTCTCGGGGCAGtgggcgaggaggcgccgaATGCGAGAGGAGGCTCGTGGGAAGAGGAGCGACATCGAACGGAGCGCGAGTGGCTCTGCGACAGTGGAGCCCTAACAGACGTCGAAGCCTGTTTCGACGTCGGGCGGCGCCGTGGACGgtcgaaagaagagagacacgctgCGCGGCACCGCGAAGAGCACGAAGGCAGTCTGGTGATGTTGAATGGTGAGCTCACCGGAGAACGGGTCCCGACTCCAGCTCGAAGAAACAagccttcgtcttcatctctcagcccacgaaaaaaacgccCCTCCGGattctccatcttctcggCTTTCGGGCGCGCAACGGGCCTCGTCAGCACCCCAGACGCCGACACCCAGCAACGAGCGGCGCAGTGGAACTGGCTGACTCGCCACAGCTGGATTCGCTTTTCCATCGTCGAGAACGTCCACTGCGCAATGCATGAGCCGAAACAAGGAGTCCAAGGTCGTGCAGCCAGAGAGGCAGATGAATCCTCCATCGTGGTGAGGCATACGAGGCactcgatgcatgcatatatatatatatatatatatatatatatattgctGGTCTACGTGTGCGTATTGTATACGCGTTTGCCTGAATTCGTGGAGTGGAGGGACCTATCTGTGGCTTATCTCTGTATCGAACGAGAAGTCAGGGACCCATTAGAGACGAATGACCCCGACGTGGACAGTGAATCCCTCGGTCCACATAGTAGAAGGTTGACCTGTGTTTAAACAGTTCCAGCAGTTTCAAGTGTAGGCAACTCCCCGGATGCATataaacgtatatatatgtataaattTGAGTGTTTACATCTCTATATCTgtttgtctgtgtgtctgcctcgatatatatatacatatatacatatacatatatatacatacgcatatgtacatatgttcgtgtgcatgcgtgctCACATGTGAGCTGTTGTGTGCGCTGGATTGGGTTGTGTGTGTCCAGGGAGATGTATACGTCACCGTCTGTCTTCCAAAGATGATGGAGGTTTCTGCGCCGCTGGCGTTCGCAAGAACCGAGTCTCTCCCTGacgtgtacgtacaccctACGGCTCGGCTCAGCAACAGGTACGAATCAGACACGCGTCCGGCAGTTCTCGTTTTGTGAACACAGCTGTCTCTCGgctcgtcctcgtcctcttgctttttctttttcgaatCTCGTCGCCTCGTCTCAGCGAATCCTTGAAACTCTCGGACCTCGAGAGGGACAGCTCGCCCCTTGCTTTTATCAAACTCCCTTCTTGCCAAGGGGAGCCGTTCGCTGAGTGTGAAACGGCAGCTCCGTAAGAATAGTactcgcgtctctcgtggAGGCGGTTGCAAAGCTGAAAGCCTTTCAAATGCACAAAAGCGATCGTCCCCTTGCTAAACAGGTGCTGAATCAACAGGAATCCGATCTGTGTATTCCTTGGCGGACTCACGCGGGAACAGACCGTACGAGGATCCGCTGTGTCCAACTGGGCATCTAAGTTGAAACCTGTATCTCCTCATCCCTCCGGTTTTTTCGCAGCGCTGTCGATCTCCTCAGCTGCGCTTCTGCGATGCCTCCCGCGCGCCGGGGGGTTGGCGCCGAGCCTGGAGAACAGGAAGGTGACCGGGACAAGaccactgtctccttctcttcggcTAAGGGCCAAGAGGCCCGCAGTGTGCTTGAAAGACACGCACTGCCGCCTCTCGTCGTCAGTTGCGTCCCTCCGCTTGGAGTGCACTCTTACCTCCTCTGTAAATACCGCTTCGGCAGCCTTCCTTTCTACCCTATGAAAGGTATATCATGTCTGCTATTCTACTCAGCATGTCCATAAACTTCTGGAAATGCTTGTGTACTCACCAATTGGTCAAACATAGTCCTCCCATGCTCGTCGAGAGCGCGACTCCAAAACACGCTACATTCAGAAAGATATATCGATACAAAGttacaagtatatatatatatatatatatatatatatacaaacacAGATGTTGGTGCTTCGTGAATGGATGTGTGCGTCTATGCATATAGGTTCGAAATGCGTGAGAGACGTACTATGCCAGTTGGATGCTCTCTACTGCCCTATCTATACGTATCtgtgtgtgcatatatatgcatgcctatacatatatatatatatatatatatatatttgcattcTTACGGACTCACAGAAGTGCCGAGCTAGACGAGAtgtctgcttttctcaaCGCGTCTGTGAGGAGCCGACCACGACGGTTTGTGTGGAAACTGCGCGAAGGAGACTCGGCCTTTCTTACCGGTGTAGAGGAGTCACTGCAGTGGACCTCGGCGTTTCGCCGTGTGTGCCGAGCGGAAAGGGCCGCAGTAGAAATAGCGGCAGGAAGCGCgcaaggagaagagcagggCCGGATCAGTCAGGAAAGAAGTCGGgcactgcagagagaacgacggagagaagaacgacagaCCGTCGGCGAGGCGCCGAAGAGGCACCGGCTCTCGTCGTGTCGTTTGCTCTGCGCCGCGTTCTTTGTGGAAGAGCATTTCGTTCCTCGTGCGATCCAGGAGTCTCCGTTCCacctttgctttttcttgtgtgccctcctcgttctcccgACAGCTGCAGGCTCGCTCTCCATGTCTCTGGGAGATTTCCGGCGACATCAAACAGCCTCTGTCGACCTCTCAGGGCATGGCGTTTACTGGTTTCCTGGAAACAAATGTTTTCTGCCCTGCGCCGCGTTTCATCGAAGGTCGTCTgtgcgttttcgtttttcagcGCTCTACCAAGTCAAGGAAATCCGTCCTGGCGTCTTGCGCCTGCTGCTCCAGCTGCAGATCCATCCGGGAGTCGTGggcagactgcatgcgtgctcGCTCTGGATTCCCTTCGGCCACAAAGGCAGGATCGAGTCTCATGATTTGAAGGCCTCTCAGGTGAGATGAAAGAGACCACAACGGCTTGAGCGCAAGAAGCTGACGCACAAGGCGCGAGCGAGACACCTAGGGAAGAAGGACCCGGAAAAAAGCGAGGGAACAAGAGGAGttgtggaggaagagagcaacATGACGAGGAAGCGGCCGGAACCCGtcacgaagaaaaacggtgTCTGGAGGCTCGAAAAAGCGTTCCTGACCTGGACTCTTGTGGGCCAGCCCCAAACAGAGGCTCGGCGATGGActttcgcctgtctcttctttgtctatgtctctttgtctACATCTGTCGACCTATTTGTATTGATCGATAACTGTAGagatctgtctctgtcgatctGTATCTTGTGACGTAGCTATCTAGATATTTATCTGTAGCTACATTTATTTTTCTGTATCTTTTTACCTATATCCGGGAGACGAGCTGTGAAGACGAAACTGCAGGACCATAAATTGAAACATGTTTGTCCTCGgcctctttcctgtctcacTCCGTGGAACTCGTgatttttttctgtgttgccCGACTGAGACCCATACTTGGGGCGCTGGCTTTAGGTTGTCTTGTGTTTGCGTGTCTCGAAATTCAGTTCAaagtgtctctttctttcgctttttaCAAATTCGCTGTCACTTGCAGGGAACGTTTCGCATCGTCAGCGGCCAACAGGCCGTTCTCTGGACCCTGCCCAAGCACCTGAAATCGACGCCAGTTGTCTCAgggtcgcatgcagcggcgaaAGGTAGGACTTTGAGCGTCGCTGTTTGCGAGTCTCCTTACTTGCGTTTCAATATACTTCACATAAAGTAGAATACCTGCACTGTTTTTAAAATAGATTGCTCGTTTACAGACGTTTTAGCAGTCTGTTCCTCTTTGATCCTTTTCATTTCTCGCCTCGACccgctttcttgtctccagCCCAAATTCGCGGGCTTCTTTGCTAGCACCCGCATGTCGCTGTCTGCGTCCCACgcacgagaagaagcctctGAGTCTCTGCGGAGTTCGCAGAGGAGTAGGTGCATCTGTTTGCTGGGGcttggagacagaaggccgCGAGCCGGGAAGTCGGCATGTCATGTAGTACCCTCTACGGACTCAAGGAGTTTAACAGGACCTACGAGAAAATGACGTTTGTTAGGACGCCCCAGAAAGATACTCGATCTTGATTACTACAATCGTGTTTCGTTCCCAGAGCCTCGAGAGAACCTCTCCTGGTCAGTTATCCATTCAACGCTCTGGGGGCGAGCGTACATAGCCAGGACTGTCGCTCGATGAAAATGTATAAGGCGACTGACAAACGCTTCTTGCAACAGAGAGGAGTTCCTGAACGCAGCCGCTAGCGTGGACGAAAGTCGAGTTTAAAACGGttcgaaacagaaaaggcgGAAAGACAAGTCCGAAGATACATGCTGTGAAACTCGATGCCACAGGTGGGagcaaagagacacagagaagacgaaaataCGCACTACGTcacgtttcgtttctctctggaacTCTGCGGGAGAAACACTCTTGTGCACTGGCGAAATCATCGCTACACCCTGCTGGCGATGTAAATTGCGAAACTTCGCTGTTTCCCGGTTGAACGTAGAGAGCGCCCGTggggaggggaggaggcGTCCTAGTTGCAGGTTCCGTTCCCTCACTGTTTTCTAAACTGGCTCCTTACCCATGTTGCCCCCTCTGCTTTTTACATGCTGTCCTTGAACAGACTCAGCAGGCGCTTCTCCGAGTGCAGCTGCTCCtggagggaaggaagaggcgaaggcgccgccGTCCGGCCGTCCtcaggtgtctcttctcggagAGCTGATCCTTGCCTCACATTCCTCCTCGACGGACCGCGAAGCCGGGAACGCCTACGCGGGCTCCAAGGCTTCGTCCGCCTGGAGTGAGAGGTTTCCTCTGTCGACTCGACGGCGCCGAAGAGCCGGACGGCTGCCTTCGGATTCCCAGCACGCGTCCGGAGGGTCTCTTCGGCCCGCCGGCTGTGGAGACACGTTGGGCGCTTCTTTTGATCCTCACATTCTGGGCCGGAGCGGGGCGGACTCAGGAGGGCTTCTTGGAGCCCAAGGCGGCGGGGCTGCAGGCGCATCGGCAGGGCCTTTTCGCGCCTGCTCGGCTCCCACTCCTCAGGAGAGTGCCTCGCGGTGGCGGCGAGACAACCTGATTGCTGCAGCGGGTGCCGAGGAGCGTCTCCCGCTTGCCGTGCGGCGCTTCTTGGCAGACGAAGTCGAGCGCGAAGAGGCGGAGACCTGCCGATTTGCGAGCGACCAGGAGCCACCAGTCGGGACCGGGCCTGGGGACTCGGGCCCAGGCGCCGAAAGCCTCGACCGCGCCCAAGGGCTGAGCGGCCCGAGAGGAGGCGCCTGTGGCACCTCCGGTTcgggggaagagagacgggcCAATTCGAACTTCGCCCCAGGGGACAAACGCGTCGAGAACGTATGTACAAatgcagtgcatgcagagaagaagccctTGCGAGCCGGACAGGCCCCCGGCGGCGGCGCCAGGGACCCAGGTGTCGGCGGTGACGAGGGGACATCTTTGCCGTTGCCGGACCGAGTTGAAGGGTCTGGAGCTTCCGCGAAGCTGCGAGTGAGAAGTGAAGGTGGACGCAGCCGAGGTACACGCCCTGATGAAGAGTGGCGTCACGCCGGCAGAAGCTTCGGGCCCTCTACACTTttcgcaggagacagcggctcCCCGTATCGGCCCGGGGTGACCCCTCAAGGCCCGCTGGGGTCTTCTGGAGCCGGGAACGACGGCGCTTCCAGCCGGGGCGCAACCGCGGTCGGACATGGCCGTCCAGGGGGCGGCGTCTCTGGCGCCGGGTTTCGGGAGCGAGAGCCTCATGCAAGTCTCGGGAGCAGTGTCAAAGGCCGTTCTTTCGGCTCGCCTCAGAACTCTGGAGTGGGGAGGGGCGGAGTGTACGCGACGAGTCGCACCGAGCGAAGTGGCGGCGGTCTTCTGACCGATCGCGAAGAGTTGATTCTCCAGGAAGGCGTCAACAACTTTCTAGCTCTCATTCACTTCGAAGTGAAAAGCATGACGCTTTCTGGGGCGACCATTGACAAAGAAGCGGTCACGCTGTATCCCTACCAGCACCTCGAACTCGCTCCGCCTGTGCACTGGAGCCCTGAGGTAGACGGAAGCTCGGCCGGGGCTTCGGGCTCGGGTCCAGGAGGCGCGGGGTCGCTTGGCGACCGCGAGAAACTCAAGGGGGCACCTGCGTGGATTCGATCTAGTGGCGGAAGTGGAGACGACGCAGGATGCTCCATCTCGGTCTTCAAGCGAACGATTGCTGGACGGTGAGAACGGCTGGGGACCGTCCACTGGGTTCTTCTGTGGTGAAGCGAAGCGTTTTCTCCACGAGCGGGGTTCCACATTTGCTCTGGAACGCGAGGCTCTCAGCTGCG
Protein-coding regions in this window:
- a CDS encoding hypothetical protein (encoded by transcript TGME49_224160), which codes for MCSLRGWWLLEVADEAAPVFFYSADQTYFEDGSFRRRREQPGGASPGPLPSGRVASAPATGSVTGGSGELEATPRRSRTVTESICDEEKGRNLHAVRVLLSRRYATVDERWRKLAGPGYVPLPSDEELRQAFETQLLYEPEDDAWRCCACCSTASGGERGSSLLSSPSVSSCQAHTASGSPPESPFHVEGERPTADSCVLHSEDAENEDGIFENNPSFYYDLYQERYFEEPTWPCGPTAMLVLPSRASDSSPPLPGGRGSPSLPGRSCSSWDNAPSPSPHSHRLSDPGRCERGLCCGSCRKRPERSQRKSPFSLSDEAGARGVCSLPYRTAPQRDALSGYPSPSACPPSPPRTGHGLPVNSPLFSILWPVVFVRKEIPASPTETDSLALSGAGKPSAAELTGTLAVRRQTSAFTGGTPVPAALLRPTSARNRLELAAAGPNGQQAEDLEDALSAGFPVAGSRQGQSGRVIVALAALAIDDALEVDSLHPATARSFGLPQVTAAFHVLDHVIDLYLSFSLAFPSPPLATDPAASPVSGASKRRDASPPRASAAPPYGSPPSLPHTAPDVSAHWPRQRPFGPSRGDSSAEGGCGAHGRQPALPFLTALQLALPFGRPKLTSPTLLQHAYESVSSLPVSYSFLPPRAPRETTRRKAGARGLSRDSFDDASDCSRGVAEEARASSGRRRRRSEGRRRKGDMFEDDPQLSLVPPRPPGPTGPAQSLAQLRETKMRKYLQSLSPDFSTLDSAELPAASADLRALQLRHWRRQLEAQRESLSRCSFSGPSSDFFESTLGSSVCLDLEDQGAAFSDVSFSDLCPPVAAPHSRTHHRRFFEHALWRRRATSPWAGSDPVGAQLANASALACASAFTPAAAGSVWAVPAWLPQLSPSGWVHGVPRDSAEGGDKRGFSRREAGSASPPPNRASRRWWWVLGAKTSGKNRAQSLEGSGSGARRGGPPHPALSIEPRRHKGRPSWWKSSREASLGAVGEEAPNARGGSWEEERHRTEREWLCDSGALTDVEACFDVGRRRGRSKEERHAARHREEHEGSLVMLNGELTGERVPTPARRNKPSSSSLSPRKKRPSGFSIFSAFGRATGLVSTPDADTQQRAAQWNWLTRHSWIRFSIVENVHCAMHEPKQGVQGRAAREADESSIVGDVYVTVCLPKMMEVSAPLAFARTESLPDVYVHPTARLSNSAVDLLSCASAMPPARRGVGAEPGEQEGDRDKTTVSFSSAKGQEARSVLERHALPPLVVSCVPPLGVHSYLLCKYRFGSLPFYPMKALYQVKEIRPGVLRLLLQLQIHPGVVGRLHACSLWIPFGHKGRIESHDLKASQGTFRIVSGQQAVLWTLPKHLKSTPVVSGSHAAAKDSAGASPSAAAPGGKEEAKAPPSGRPQVSLLGELILASHSSSTDREAGNAYAGSKASSAWSERFPLSTRRRRRAGRLPSDSQHASGGSLRPAGCGDTLGASFDPHILGRSGADSGGLLGAQGGGAAGASAGPFRACSAPTPQESASRWRRDNLIAAAGAEERLPLAVRRFLADEVEREEAETCRFASDQEPPVGTGPGDSGPGAESLDRAQGLSGPRGGACGTSGSGEERRANSNFAPGDKRVENVCTNAVHAEKKPLRAGQAPGGGARDPGVGGDEGTSLPLPDRVEGSGASAKLRVRSEGGRSRGTRPDEEWRHAGRSFGPSTLFAGDSGSPYRPGVTPQGPLGSSGAGNDGASSRGATAVGHGRPGGGVSGAGFREREPHASLGSSVKGRSFGSPQNSGVGRGGVYATSRTERSGGGLLTDREELILQEGVNNFLALIHFEVKSMTLSGATIDKEAVTLYPYQHLELAPPVHWSPEVDGSSAGASGSGPGGAGSLGDREKLKGAPAWIRSSGGSGDDAGCSISVFKRTIAGRYVVWNALGDNKASRVNLSFDEVETEKEADACSSEFSTHTSGPRGSSNHPGGFRFAASAMPAFPSTVASLQALASEHEGSASLRGETEEGTTVSHTPAFPDADVRVDKSLSGQYSEPVRISGAAAAEREPGVHTGCPSSTAGSDGCPSPYSQIDGDKVEAKADVR